The following are from one region of the Hydrogenimonas sp. SS33 genome:
- the flgG gene encoding flagellar basal-body rod protein FlgG, translating into MIRSLYTAATGMVAQQIQIDTTSNNIANVNTIGYKKQRAEFADLMYQTAEYAGTSTSETTKSPTGISVGLGVRPTAIVKQFSQGNFKETGNNLDLAITGNGFFKILMPDGTEVYTRNGAFKLDETGTIVNSDGYKLSPEIVIPEDAVAINIGTDGTVSVLQAGQQEATDIGQIQLTNFINPAGLHSLGDNLYINTSASGDPIEGVPGQDGLGQIRQGFVEMSNVQLVEEMTDLITGQRAYEANSKAITTSDEMLQIVNNLKR; encoded by the coding sequence ATGATTCGATCGCTTTACACCGCCGCGACCGGCATGGTCGCCCAGCAGATCCAGATAGACACCACATCCAACAATATCGCCAACGTCAATACCATCGGCTACAAGAAGCAGCGGGCGGAGTTCGCCGACCTGATGTACCAGACCGCCGAGTACGCCGGCACCTCCACCAGCGAAACGACCAAGTCGCCCACCGGGATTTCGGTGGGGCTCGGTGTGCGTCCCACCGCCATTGTGAAGCAGTTTTCCCAGGGCAACTTCAAGGAGACGGGCAACAACCTGGACCTGGCGATCACGGGTAACGGATTTTTCAAGATTCTGATGCCCGACGGGACCGAAGTCTACACCCGTAACGGCGCCTTCAAACTGGACGAAACGGGCACCATCGTCAACTCCGACGGTTACAAGCTCTCACCCGAAATCGTCATCCCCGAAGATGCGGTGGCCATCAACATCGGCACCGACGGGACCGTGTCGGTCCTTCAGGCGGGCCAGCAGGAGGCGACCGACATCGGGCAGATCCAGCTGACCAACTTCATCAACCCGGCGGGGCTCCACTCCCTGGGTGACAACCTCTACATCAACACCTCCGCCTCCGGCGACCCGATCGAAGGGGTGCCGGGGCAGGATGGCCTGGGGCAGATCCGTCAGGGGTTCGTGGAGATGAGCAATGTCCAACTGGTCGAAGAGATGACCGACCTCATTACCGGGCAGCGCGCCTACGAAGCCAACTCCAAGGCGATCACCACCAGCGACGAGATGCTCCAGATCGTCAATAACCTGAAGCGGTAA
- a CDS encoding CusA/CzcA family heavy metal efflux RND transporter produces the protein MIEKIIDFSVKNSFLVLMATLFAVGASIWAMRHTPLDALPDLSPPQVIVQVKWKGQSPNIIEEQATYPLVTKFLSIADIETVRGFSTYENALIYIIFKDGTDLYWGRSRVLEQLAAIQSALPRGVEVSLGPDASGVGWVYEYALVSKTKNLAELRTLQDYTLKYALMGVDGVSDVASVGGFVPSWQVTVDNKALVSHNLSITDVARTIKANNNDTGGRIVIQNGYEWMVQARGYLKNADDIRKLVVTQHDGNPVTIGDIGRVEVLPAPRRGVADLNGQGEVVGGIVMVRYGEDAYRVIQNVKKRLEEIRPEGVEIVETYDRSSLIEKALETLKSTLVEESLIVIAVIALFLMHLRSSLIVLIVLPLTVGLTFLLMKLFGIGSNIMSLGGIAIAIGAMVDASIVMIENAHKEIHKIVARKGSITPEERKAAILSAAKTVGRPIFFALALVVVSFLPIFALSGQEGLLFSPLAFTKTFAMTVGAVLAVTLVPVLMVWFVRGKIPSESKNPVNRFFIWLYHPLLSLGLKLKYLVILAAVALLVWMVPVYQKLKWEFMPPLNEQTLMYMPVTPYGISVDLSKQITQKSDKIIKSFPEVETVLGKGGRADTATDPAPLGMLETIITFKPRSEWREGMTFEKLRQELEEALQIPGLVNSWTYPIRGRIDMLLSGIRTKLGVKLYGDDLKTLQRLGSAIEEKLRGMNETMSVFADQSDAGYFIDIDIDEDALVRYGVTKETILAYTGYGIGGRSAGTLIKGLERYPIAVRFEEDDRRTLEAIRNIQVKTPLGFMPLGRLAKVRYKESASVIKTEMAKPVTFIYITPKEGISAAEYKQKAQKALAGLKLPSGYYLEWAGQSEYLKSAMERIRWIAPTVLLVILVLIYLALRKVVPTLIVFFTLPFAMLGGLFYIDWLDFNMSVAVIVGFLALLGVAAETAIVMIVYLQESVTQRLERDGKLTGQTLKAAIFEGAVQRVRPKLMTVFAILAGLLPIMVHHGVGSEVMQRIAAPMIGGIVSSAVLSLLIIPILYEMYVKRRLKADDPAP, from the coding sequence ATCATCGAAAAAATTATAGACTTCAGTGTCAAAAACAGCTTTCTGGTCCTGATGGCCACACTCTTCGCCGTCGGGGCTTCGATCTGGGCGATGCGCCATACGCCGCTGGATGCCCTGCCCGACCTCTCGCCGCCGCAGGTGATCGTGCAGGTGAAGTGGAAGGGGCAGAGTCCCAACATCATCGAAGAGCAGGCCACCTATCCCCTTGTGACGAAATTCCTCTCCATCGCCGACATCGAGACGGTGCGGGGCTTTTCGACCTATGAAAACGCCCTCATCTACATCATCTTCAAAGACGGCACCGACCTCTACTGGGGGCGAAGCCGGGTCCTGGAGCAGCTGGCCGCGATACAGAGCGCCCTGCCGCGGGGCGTCGAAGTCTCCCTGGGCCCCGACGCCTCCGGTGTGGGATGGGTCTACGAATATGCACTGGTCTCCAAAACGAAAAACCTGGCCGAACTGAGGACACTGCAGGATTACACGCTCAAATACGCCCTGATGGGTGTCGACGGCGTGAGCGATGTCGCCAGCGTGGGCGGTTTCGTGCCGAGCTGGCAGGTGACGGTGGACAACAAGGCGCTGGTGAGCCACAACCTTTCCATCACCGATGTCGCGCGGACGATCAAAGCCAACAACAACGATACCGGCGGCCGCATCGTCATCCAGAACGGCTACGAATGGATGGTCCAGGCCCGCGGGTATCTCAAAAACGCCGACGACATCCGGAAACTGGTGGTGACGCAGCATGACGGCAACCCGGTGACCATCGGCGACATCGGGCGGGTGGAGGTGCTGCCCGCGCCCCGCCGGGGCGTCGCCGATCTCAACGGCCAGGGGGAAGTGGTGGGCGGCATCGTGATGGTCCGCTACGGCGAAGATGCCTACCGGGTCATCCAGAATGTCAAAAAACGGCTCGAAGAGATACGTCCCGAGGGTGTGGAGATTGTCGAAACCTACGACCGGAGCAGCCTCATCGAAAAGGCGCTCGAGACACTCAAGAGCACCCTGGTCGAAGAGAGCCTCATCGTCATCGCGGTGATCGCCCTCTTTTTGATGCACCTTCGCAGTTCGCTGATCGTCCTGATCGTCCTGCCGCTGACGGTGGGACTGACGTTTCTTCTGATGAAACTCTTCGGCATCGGCAGCAACATCATGAGCCTGGGCGGTATCGCCATCGCCATCGGCGCGATGGTCGACGCCAGCATCGTCATGATCGAAAACGCCCACAAGGAAATTCACAAAATCGTGGCCCGGAAGGGCTCCATCACCCCGGAAGAACGCAAAGCCGCCATTCTCTCCGCCGCCAAAACGGTGGGGCGGCCCATCTTCTTCGCCCTGGCGCTCGTGGTGGTCTCGTTTCTGCCCATCTTCGCGCTCTCCGGGCAGGAGGGGCTGCTCTTCTCGCCGCTGGCCTTCACCAAAACCTTCGCGATGACGGTGGGCGCGGTGCTGGCGGTGACGCTGGTGCCGGTTCTGATGGTCTGGTTCGTTCGAGGAAAGATTCCCAGTGAAAGCAAGAACCCCGTCAACCGCTTTTTCATCTGGCTCTACCATCCGCTTCTAAGTCTCGGTCTGAAGCTCAAATATCTCGTCATTCTGGCCGCGGTCGCCCTTCTCGTGTGGATGGTGCCCGTCTATCAAAAACTCAAATGGGAGTTCATGCCTCCGCTCAATGAACAGACCCTGATGTACATGCCGGTAACACCCTATGGTATCAGTGTGGACCTGAGCAAACAGATCACCCAGAAAAGCGACAAGATCATCAAAAGCTTTCCCGAGGTCGAAACGGTCCTTGGCAAAGGGGGACGGGCGGACACCGCCACCGACCCGGCACCGCTGGGGATGCTCGAAACCATCATCACCTTCAAACCTAGAAGCGAATGGCGCGAAGGGATGACCTTCGAAAAGCTGCGGCAGGAGCTCGAAGAGGCGCTGCAGATTCCGGGGCTCGTCAACTCCTGGACCTATCCGATCCGCGGGCGCATCGATATGCTGCTCAGCGGCATCCGCACGAAGCTAGGCGTCAAGCTCTACGGGGACGACCTCAAAACGCTGCAACGGCTCGGCAGCGCCATCGAGGAGAAGCTTCGGGGCATGAACGAAACGATGTCCGTCTTCGCCGACCAGTCGGATGCGGGCTATTTCATCGACATCGACATCGACGAAGATGCGCTGGTGCGATACGGCGTCACCAAAGAGACGATTCTCGCCTATACCGGCTACGGCATCGGGGGAAGGAGCGCCGGCACGCTCATCAAAGGGCTGGAGCGCTACCCCATCGCCGTGCGTTTCGAAGAGGATGACCGGCGCACCCTCGAAGCCATTCGAAACATCCAGGTCAAGACGCCGCTGGGATTCATGCCTCTGGGCCGCCTGGCGAAGGTCCGCTACAAGGAGAGCGCCTCGGTCATCAAGACCGAAATGGCCAAACCGGTCACCTTCATCTACATCACCCCCAAAGAGGGGATCAGCGCCGCCGAATATAAACAGAAAGCGCAAAAAGCGCTGGCCGGCCTGAAACTTCCGTCGGGCTATTACCTCGAGTGGGCGGGGCAGTCGGAGTATCTGAAAAGCGCGATGGAGCGGATACGGTGGATCGCCCCGACGGTGCTGCTGGTGATTCTGGTGCTCATCTATCTCGCGCTCAGGAAGGTCGTACCGACCCTGATCGTCTTTTTCACCCTCCCTTTCGCGATGCTGGGGGGCCTGTTCTACATCGACTGGCTCGATTTCAACATGAGCGTCGCCGTCATCGTCGGATTCCTGGCCCTTCTGGGCGTGGCGGCGGAGACCGCCATCGTCATGATCGTCTATCTGCAGGAGAGTGTGACACAGAGGCTGGAGCGCGACGGCAAACTGACCGGACAGACGCTTAAAGCGGCGATCTTCGAAGGGGCGGTACAGCGGGTGCGTCCCAAACTGATGACGGTTTTCGCCATCCTCGCCGGCCTGCTGCCCATTATGGTTCACCACGGGGTCGGCAGCGAAGTGATGCAGCGCATCGCCGCCCCGATGATCGGCGGTATCGTCTCTTCGGCGGTGCTGAGCCTGTTGATCATTCCCATACTGTACGAGATGTATGTTAAGAGGAGATTGAAGGCGGACGACCCGGCGCCTTGA
- a CDS encoding copper resistance system multicopper oxidase, with protein sequence MPKMTRRTFLQSAAVAALLYGASPSVSRADGRRNQTDSFGKGPSVLKGNEFHLTIDRTVVNFTGKPAIATTVNGMMPGPTLVWREGEEVTIHVTNRLDVSTSIHWHGIILPPEMDGVPDISFDGIAPGETFTYRFTVRQHGTYWYHSHSGFQEQTGLHGALVILPKKGETEPFEYDRDYVVSLSDWSDEKPESIYRKLKIQSDYYNFNQRTVGDFFHEVAEKGFVEAFKARKMWNEMRMSDRDLSDVTAYTYTFLMNGRNDRDDWHALFRPGEKVRLRFINQSAMTIFDVRIPGLKMRVVAADGNPVQPVDVDEFRIAVAESYDVIVEPEEGAYCLFAQSIDRSGFVGGTLCTERGVRAKRPPMDKPQPLTMADMGMGDWKSDGRMGHETMAMDHTKMKMAMTPENPWPVTPLPMRKGVGWTMTAMDPRYRLDDPGVGLRHNGRRVLTYADLRNYYCTADDPQPDREIVLHLTGNMERYIWSINGIKYADAEPLCFHYGERLRVTFVNDTMMPHPMHLHGMWSDLETGDDARLVRKHTVLVQPGAKISYRVTVDARGSWAYHCHMLYHMLGMFRKVEVV encoded by the coding sequence ATGCCGAAAATGACGAGAAGAACGTTTTTGCAAAGTGCCGCCGTAGCGGCGCTTTTGTACGGAGCCTCCCCGTCGGTCTCACGGGCCGACGGGAGGAGAAACCAGACCGACTCTTTCGGAAAAGGGCCGTCGGTTTTGAAAGGGAACGAATTTCATCTGACCATCGACAGGACGGTCGTCAACTTCACCGGAAAACCGGCGATCGCCACGACGGTCAACGGGATGATGCCCGGCCCCACGCTTGTCTGGCGGGAGGGGGAGGAGGTGACGATCCACGTGACCAACCGCCTGGATGTCTCCACCTCCATCCACTGGCACGGCATCATCCTGCCGCCCGAGATGGACGGGGTTCCCGATATCAGTTTCGACGGCATCGCCCCGGGTGAGACTTTCACCTACCGCTTTACGGTCCGTCAGCACGGCACCTACTGGTACCACTCCCACAGCGGTTTCCAGGAACAGACCGGGCTCCACGGCGCGCTGGTCATTCTGCCGAAAAAGGGTGAAACGGAGCCGTTCGAATACGACAGGGACTATGTGGTCTCTCTTTCGGACTGGAGCGACGAGAAACCCGAATCGATCTATAGAAAACTCAAAATACAGAGCGACTACTACAATTTCAACCAGCGGACCGTCGGTGACTTTTTTCATGAAGTGGCCGAAAAAGGGTTCGTCGAAGCGTTCAAAGCGCGAAAGATGTGGAACGAGATGCGCATGAGCGACCGGGACCTCTCCGACGTCACGGCCTATACCTATACCTTTTTGATGAACGGCCGCAACGACAGGGACGATTGGCACGCCCTTTTCAGGCCGGGCGAGAAGGTCCGGCTGCGATTCATCAACCAGTCGGCGATGACCATCTTCGATGTACGGATTCCGGGGCTGAAGATGCGGGTCGTGGCGGCGGACGGCAACCCGGTGCAACCGGTAGATGTGGACGAGTTCCGCATCGCCGTGGCCGAGAGTTACGACGTCATCGTCGAGCCTGAAGAGGGCGCCTACTGCCTCTTCGCCCAGAGCATCGACCGCAGCGGATTCGTCGGCGGGACGCTCTGTACCGAAAGAGGCGTCCGGGCGAAAAGGCCGCCGATGGACAAACCCCAGCCCCTGACGATGGCCGACATGGGCATGGGTGACTGGAAATCCGACGGCAGAATGGGGCACGAAACGATGGCAATGGACCACACGAAGATGAAGATGGCGATGACCCCCGAAAACCCGTGGCCCGTCACGCCGCTGCCGATGCGAAAAGGGGTCGGCTGGACGATGACGGCGATGGACCCCCGCTACCGCCTGGACGATCCGGGCGTAGGGTTGCGCCACAACGGCCGGCGGGTGCTTACCTACGCCGATTTGCGAAACTACTACTGTACGGCCGACGATCCGCAGCCCGACCGGGAGATCGTACTGCACCTGACGGGCAATATGGAGCGCTACATCTGGTCGATCAACGGCATCAAATACGCCGATGCCGAACCGCTGTGCTTCCACTATGGAGAACGCCTGCGCGTCACTTTCGTCAACGATACGATGATGCCCCATCCGATGCACCTGCACGGCATGTGGAGCGACCTAGAGACCGGCGACGATGCGCGTCTTGTACGCAAACACACGGTCCTGGTGCAGCCGGGAGCGAAAATCAGCTATCGCGTCACCGTCGACGCCAGAGGGAGCTGGGCGTACCACTGCCACATGCTCTACCACATGCTCGGCATGTTCAGAAAAGTGGAGGTGGTGTGA
- a CDS encoding FixH family protein: MQNRIKTVFVAMVAAAMTLHAAAFQKEVKYRSMKVEMASNKPLTTGTNHLKLKVIKSGKPLADAKVALKIFMPAMPGMPYMETKTVAKPAGNGTYEATFNAAMAGTWQVHIFVTTKSGKKYRLKTSLNL, encoded by the coding sequence ATGCAAAACAGAATCAAGACGGTGTTCGTCGCGATGGTGGCGGCGGCCATGACCCTTCATGCGGCTGCCTTTCAAAAAGAGGTGAAATATCGGTCGATGAAAGTGGAGATGGCCTCCAACAAGCCGCTGACGACGGGAACCAACCACCTGAAACTCAAAGTGATCAAAAGCGGCAAGCCTCTCGCGGACGCCAAAGTGGCACTGAAAATCTTCATGCCCGCCATGCCAGGCATGCCCTATATGGAGACGAAAACGGTGGCCAAACCGGCGGGAAACGGAACGTATGAAGCCACTTTCAACGCGGCGATGGCCGGTACCTGGCAGGTGCATATCTTCGTCACCACCAAGTCGGGCAAAAAGTATCGCCTGAAAACCTCTTTGAATCTGTAG
- a CDS encoding flagellar hook-basal body protein produces the protein MQNGFYTVTGGMVTQFNRLDQISHNLANVRTNGFKQKNHIVGDFMGLYQQKRDELPLPNNTVEAAKFLNRSINRVPQVVEEYTDFKMGPVTHTGNPFDLALGEKNLFFAVETPAGIRLTRDGSFKLNDEGELVTKEGFKVLSQNWFQNHRAIRIPEDALSVHIGKSGRIEYLDQTAMEAPIYLDDLMVVRVDNLQDLKSEGDNLFAMPGKNLEREMHVATDTHQVYQYALEKSNVDPVREMTELIETNRLVEMYQKVMTTQMDDMNNDAINKLANVRA, from the coding sequence ATGCAAAACGGATTCTACACCGTCACGGGCGGGATGGTCACCCAGTTCAACCGGCTCGATCAGATCAGCCACAACCTGGCCAATGTCCGCACCAACGGTTTCAAGCAGAAAAACCATATTGTCGGCGACTTCATGGGGCTCTACCAGCAGAAGCGGGACGAGCTCCCCCTGCCCAACAATACGGTGGAAGCAGCCAAGTTTCTCAACCGTAGCATCAACCGCGTCCCACAGGTCGTCGAAGAGTATACCGATTTCAAGATGGGGCCGGTAACCCATACGGGCAACCCCTTCGACCTGGCGCTGGGGGAGAAGAACCTCTTCTTCGCCGTTGAAACACCGGCAGGCATCCGCCTTACCAGAGACGGCAGCTTCAAGCTCAACGACGAGGGGGAGCTGGTGACCAAAGAGGGGTTCAAAGTGTTGTCGCAGAACTGGTTTCAGAACCATCGGGCGATCCGCATACCCGAAGATGCCCTGAGTGTCCACATCGGCAAGAGCGGGCGCATCGAGTATCTGGACCAGACCGCCATGGAAGCGCCCATCTACCTGGACGACCTGATGGTGGTGCGCGTCGACAACCTGCAGGACCTCAAATCGGAAGGGGACAACCTCTTCGCGATGCCGGGGAAAAACCTGGAGCGTGAGATGCATGTGGCCACCGATACGCACCAGGTCTACCAGTACGCCCTGGAGAAGAGCAACGTGGACCCGGTCAGGGAGATGACGGAACTCATCGAAACCAACCGCCTGGTGGAGATGTACCAGAAGGTGATGACCACCCAGATGGACGACATGAACAACGACGCCATCAACAAACTCGCCAACGTAAGAGCCTAA
- a CDS encoding efflux RND transporter periplasmic adaptor subunit: MLLSLMLLAEPPSVEQLFNVQTTRVEKSTVRFSKTYYGSFVADEEKIAAVSPRFDGYVVKLYKKSLYAPVRRGEPLARVYSPEVFKAKEEYLSALRYAKKAPGRGMVASAKRKLQLLGVSESEIVRMKKSRKAEPLTTIYAPAGGYIFEKNVLEGGAFRAKSTLFRIVGLRRIRVEAKVSEPDIAQVMRADSFRITTRSLPGSFQGENPFLYPRIEPKTALATVRLDVENPRRELIPGMFATIRAQTAPKTVLTLPRTAVIRKMERWYVFKAGEFEGEYEPVEVTIEPIDSGRVAILSGVKEGDEVVDKALFLIDSDAQINGLF; the protein is encoded by the coding sequence TTGTTACTGTCCCTCATGCTGCTGGCCGAACCGCCGAGCGTGGAACAGCTTTTCAATGTCCAGACGACCAGAGTGGAAAAGAGCACGGTCCGTTTTTCCAAAACCTACTACGGCTCCTTCGTGGCGGACGAAGAGAAGATCGCCGCCGTCTCTCCGAGATTCGACGGTTATGTGGTGAAACTCTACAAAAAGAGCCTCTATGCACCCGTCAGGCGGGGAGAGCCTCTCGCAAGGGTCTATTCGCCGGAAGTCTTCAAGGCCAAAGAGGAGTACCTGAGTGCTCTGCGGTATGCCAAAAAAGCGCCGGGCAGGGGAATGGTGGCCAGCGCGAAAAGGAAACTGCAGCTGCTGGGTGTCTCGGAGAGCGAAATCGTCCGCATGAAAAAGAGCCGCAAAGCGGAGCCTTTGACGACGATCTACGCACCGGCCGGCGGGTATATATTCGAAAAGAATGTTCTCGAAGGGGGCGCCTTCAGGGCCAAATCGACCCTCTTTCGCATCGTGGGACTGCGCCGCATACGGGTGGAGGCCAAAGTGAGCGAACCCGACATCGCGCAGGTGATGCGCGCCGACTCCTTCCGCATCACGACGCGCAGTCTCCCCGGTTCGTTTCAGGGGGAAAACCCCTTTCTCTATCCGCGCATCGAACCTAAAACGGCACTTGCGACGGTACGCCTGGATGTGGAGAATCCTCGAAGGGAGCTGATCCCCGGCATGTTCGCCACGATCCGTGCCCAAACGGCGCCCAAAACGGTGCTGACGCTCCCCAGAACCGCCGTCATCCGAAAAATGGAGCGGTGGTACGTTTTCAAAGCGGGTGAGTTCGAAGGGGAGTACGAACCCGTCGAAGTGACGATCGAACCGATCGACAGCGGGCGTGTGGCCATTCTTTCGGGTGTGAAAGAGGGAGATGAAGTGGTCGACAAAGCCCTCTTCCTGATCGACAGCGACGCTCAGATAAATGGACTCTTCTGA
- a CDS encoding copper resistance protein B, with protein sequence MKKILISTMLAASLFAEMNDDPLRATLLADRLEWQATDGDPVAWDVAAYAGYDIDKLYFYSEGSTQSDETESENELLYSRAVTPFWDLQGGLEMDTAGSERKYWGILAIQGLAPYFIDTRIRLKISDEAVGVNFDFEYEALLTQRLILTPRIEMEAYSADVPELGIGSGFSSLAMGLRLRYEIVREFAPYVGVEYVNGFGDTKKVYGMKEDARFVAGVRFWF encoded by the coding sequence ATGAAAAAGATTCTGATTTCGACGATGCTGGCCGCATCGCTTTTTGCAGAGATGAACGACGACCCCCTCAGAGCCACACTGCTCGCCGACCGGCTTGAGTGGCAGGCCACCGACGGAGATCCCGTGGCATGGGATGTGGCCGCCTATGCCGGCTACGACATCGATAAACTTTACTTCTACTCCGAAGGTTCGACCCAAAGCGACGAGACGGAGAGCGAGAACGAACTGCTCTACAGCCGGGCCGTCACCCCGTTTTGGGATCTGCAGGGAGGCCTGGAGATGGATACGGCGGGAAGCGAACGCAAATATTGGGGAATCCTGGCGATTCAGGGGCTGGCTCCCTATTTCATCGATACCCGCATCCGTCTCAAAATCTCGGACGAAGCGGTCGGGGTCAACTTCGATTTCGAATACGAAGCCCTGCTGACCCAGCGCCTGATACTCACACCCCGCATTGAGATGGAAGCCTACAGCGCCGATGTGCCCGAGCTGGGTATCGGTTCCGGATTCTCCTCTCTGGCCATGGGCCTTCGCCTCCGTTACGAAATCGTCAGGGAGTTCGCACCCTATGTGGGCGTGGAGTATGTCAACGGATTCGGGGATACAAAAAAGGTGTATGGAATGAAAGAGGATGCGCGCTTCGTGGCGGGGGTGAGATTCTGGTTTTGA
- a CDS encoding TolC family protein gives MRPFLYQLLMAGALFANAATLPQLIDAALSKHPSLEAVKARIAAADVAVKRAENFDNPVLGLSINDLRFDNFANRSLEPMQTQAVTISQKIPWFGKREAKKEIEEAKKALLFATKEEAEAELAARIRQTAYDIWKIDRLIDLTKQTMALTRQSISLYEAYTASGESGRAHMGIMSAELVQTRLDVSLSRLKAQRSARLALLEYLSFQKIENLDIDLPEKRLPPLQTLQKRIDESPRLHYRLFKKEIVSKRLAYDRLRSRIDPVLKVGYYQREAYEDYLSVGVGFALPVYGTEKSLVEERRARLMAEESETLDTRRKLLARLEKLHVKAKGEAEVARLIEKESLPRIDHMFDLIRSNIAAGGDLYAFVDLIEQKLKLEAQMIAAKSETHKILAQIDALLGEKR, from the coding sequence ATGCGACCTTTTTTGTACCAGCTCTTGATGGCGGGCGCACTTTTCGCGAATGCGGCGACCCTGCCGCAGTTGATCGATGCGGCGCTTTCGAAACATCCGAGCCTGGAAGCCGTCAAAGCCCGCATCGCCGCCGCTGATGTCGCGGTGAAACGGGCCGAAAACTTCGACAATCCAGTGCTTGGCCTCTCCATCAACGATCTTCGTTTCGACAACTTCGCCAACCGCTCCCTGGAACCGATGCAGACCCAGGCCGTGACGATCTCCCAGAAGATCCCCTGGTTTGGAAAACGGGAGGCGAAAAAGGAGATCGAAGAGGCGAAAAAAGCGCTGCTCTTCGCGACCAAAGAGGAAGCAGAAGCGGAACTGGCGGCACGGATACGCCAGACGGCCTACGATATCTGGAAGATCGACCGTCTCATCGACCTGACGAAACAGACGATGGCGCTGACGAGGCAGAGCATCTCCCTGTATGAAGCCTACACCGCATCGGGGGAATCGGGCAGGGCACATATGGGCATCATGTCGGCCGAGCTGGTCCAAACCCGTCTCGACGTCTCGCTCTCACGGTTGAAAGCGCAGAGGTCGGCCCGACTGGCGCTGCTCGAATACCTATCCTTTCAAAAGATCGAAAATTTGGATATCGACCTGCCGGAAAAGAGGCTTCCACCGTTGCAGACACTTCAAAAGCGCATCGACGAAAGCCCACGGCTGCACTATCGCCTCTTTAAGAAAGAGATCGTCTCCAAAAGGCTGGCCTACGACAGACTCCGCTCCCGTATCGACCCGGTCCTGAAAGTGGGCTACTACCAGCGGGAGGCCTACGAGGACTACCTATCCGTCGGCGTCGGTTTCGCCCTCCCCGTCTACGGGACCGAAAAAAGCCTCGTCGAAGAGAGGCGGGCGCGGCTGATGGCCGAAGAGAGCGAAACCCTCGACACCCGCCGAAAGCTGCTGGCACGCCTGGAAAAACTCCATGTCAAGGCGAAAGGGGAAGCGGAGGTGGCGCGGCTCATCGAAAAAGAGAGCCTGCCCAGGATCGATCACATGTTCGACCTGATCCGCTCCAACATCGCCGCAGGCGGGGATCTCTACGCTTTCGTGGACCTGATCGAGCAGAAACTGAAACTGGAGGCGCAGATGATCGCTGCAAAAAGCGAAACCCACAAAATCCTGGCGCAAATCGACGCCCTTTTGGGAGAAAAGCGATGA